The Clostridium chauvoei genome has a window encoding:
- a CDS encoding pyruvate kinase — MHIIATVGPKSSEKWILKEFISKGVDILRLNCSHFNEEEFLEVVRYSREIKSDIHIMTDLCGEKIRVSSELKDIYKIYNGEIVYFCGEDFYKNINIEQLKDMKLIPLTIKAQILLEESINNISMKDNTMNFEILEKKQGIIKAKVIRGGIVRSGKGCNVPNLKRNETFLSDKDKKDIKWSMEKNIDIICQSYVETKEDIEFLKAYIDNEFVDYKKPEIWAKVETPEGIKNLKDILTVTDNVVIGRGDLVPESGILKAVELEDKAIEYIVKNNKNIIVATNLLNSMKLGSRASLPEVESIYTFIKKGVGGFLLAGETSIGKAPIKTIDFLNNAIKYYKD; from the coding sequence ATGCATATTATAGCAACTGTAGGACCAAAATCATCAGAAAAATGGATCCTAAAAGAGTTTATAAGTAAAGGAGTAGACATATTAAGGCTAAATTGTTCTCATTTTAATGAAGAGGAATTTTTAGAGGTAGTTAGATATTCAAGAGAAATAAAAAGCGATATACATATAATGACTGATTTATGTGGGGAGAAAATAAGAGTATCATCTGAACTTAAGGATATTTATAAAATATATAATGGAGAGATAGTGTATTTTTGTGGAGAAGACTTTTATAAAAATATAAATATAGAACAATTAAAGGATATGAAATTAATTCCACTAACTATTAAAGCTCAAATATTACTTGAGGAAAGTATAAATAATATATCAATGAAAGATAATACTATGAATTTTGAAATACTAGAGAAAAAACAAGGGATAATTAAGGCAAAAGTTATAAGAGGTGGAATAGTTAGAAGTGGAAAAGGGTGTAATGTACCTAATTTAAAAAGAAACGAGACTTTTTTAAGTGATAAAGATAAAAAAGACATTAAATGGAGTATGGAGAAAAACATAGATATTATTTGTCAATCCTATGTTGAAACTAAAGAAGATATTGAATTTTTAAAAGCATATATTGACAATGAATTTGTAGATTATAAAAAACCAGAAATTTGGGCTAAGGTTGAAACACCAGAGGGAATTAAAAATCTTAAAGATATATTAACTGTTACAGACAATGTAGTAATAGGAAGAGGAGATTTAGTGCCAGAGTCAGGAATATTAAAAGCGGTTGAATTGGAAGATAAAGCTATAGAGTATATAGTTAAAAATAATAAAAATATAATTGTTGCTACTAATTTATTAAATAGTATGAAGCTTGGTAGTAGAGCAAGTCTACCAGAAGTAGAAAGTATCTATACATTTATTAAAAAAGGTGTAGGAGGTTTTTTACTTGCAGGGGAAACGTCAATAGGGAAAGCTCCAATTAAAACTATAGATTTTTTAAATAATGCAATAAAGTACTATAAGGATTAA
- a CDS encoding DUF4883 family protein: MKRYFKLIIILLFICILPGCSLAGPEYINAKNKPTPYFYTEEIYTKLVNKESYTLKIFDLNVYKYYDVNPEEHSILLEFIESLKESSYDTTLEENIKPRYKLIIEFENAKYVINAFNDKQISVYPWDGIYKEDIITMEDVPAYYNLYKFCEYIEKISRGFEG; this comes from the coding sequence GTGAAACGTTACTTTAAATTAATTATTATTTTATTATTTATTTGTATTTTACCTGGATGTAGCTTAGCTGGTCCTGAATACATAAATGCTAAAAATAAACCTACACCTTATTTTTATACAGAAGAAATATATACAAAGTTAGTAAATAAAGAATCCTACACTCTTAAAATTTTTGATTTAAATGTTTATAAATATTATGATGTAAATCCAGAAGAACATAGTATCCTTTTAGAGTTTATAGAGTCTTTAAAAGAATCTAGTTATGATACAACTTTAGAAGAAAATATTAAACCTAGATATAAATTAATAATAGAATTTGAAAATGCAAAATATGTTATAAATGCCTTTAATGATAAACAAATTTCTGTGTATCCTTGGGATGGAATTTATAAAGAAGATATTATAACTATGGAGGATGTCCCCGCATATTATAACCTTTATAAATTCTGTGAATATATAGAAAAAATATCAAGAGGCTTTGAAGGCTAA